From the Primulina tabacum isolate GXHZ01 chromosome 15, ASM2559414v2, whole genome shotgun sequence genome, one window contains:
- the LOC142525973 gene encoding uncharacterized protein LOC142525973: MPPRRAIDRPKGAESEADETQNRYVDRGPPPPPPRPDMHTQMMAGMTQFFAQFAGNNAAAVARPRRPEATCERFMRMKPKEFTGTSDPMVAEGWIKSLEVTFRFMELEDVDRVRCATSLFGGDARLWWEGASVALDLATLSWTRFRDVFFSKYFTNDVGLRLIREFMTLRQGDITGCWPYDISETFANSIEVKTIGLDVAYYVVIPSGEEMAATSVVRDIDLELHGNLVYADLIVLLMPEFDIILGMDWLHKNRVLIDFQQRSVLIRPLGREQFLFESDRYFNVPIMISCILARKLMHMGCRAFIATIISVPEVPSQSVADVPVVRDFSDVFPDDFSGKPPRHKLFAKFSKCEFWLENVAFLGHIISRSGIEVDPAKVSTVRDWEVPQSASESVVSMV, from the exons atgcctcctagacgagcTATTGACCGCCCGAAGGGTGCTGAAAGCGAGGCTGATGAGACTCAGAACCGTTATGTGGATAGAGGCCCACCGCCACCTCCTCCACGACCTGATATGCATACCCAGATGATGgcgggtatgactcagttcttcgcacaattcgcggggaacaatgctgcagcGGTAGCTAGGCCACGTAGACCCGAGGCTACATGTGAGCGGTTCATGAGGATGAAACCGAAGGAGTTCACTgggacgtctgatcccatggttgctgaaggatggattaagtccctagAGGTTACTTTCAGATTTATGGAGCTGGAGGATGTTGACAGGGTCCGCTGTGCGACCTCTCTttttggaggagacgcccgtCTGTGGTGGGAGGGCGCATCTGTAGCTCTGGATCTAGCTACTCTCAGTTGGACGCGCTTTAGAGATGTATTCTTCTCTAAGTATTTTACTAATGATGTTGGTTTGAGATTGAtcagggagtttatgaccctgagACAGGGTGACATCACT ggttgcTGGCCCTACGACATATCTGAGACCTTTGCGAATTCCATCGAGGTCAAGACGATTGGATTGGATGTGGCATATTATGTGGTTATTCCatctggcgaggagatggcagcgacTAGCGTAGtacgagacatagacctcgagcttcatggaaATCTTGTCTATGCGGATTTGATCGTGCTGCTAATGCCAGAGTTCGATATTatccttgggatggattggctgcACAAGAACAGAGTACTTATTGATTTTCAGCAGAGATCTGTTCTAATCCGACCGCTTGGAAGGGAGCAGTTCCTATTTGAGTCTGACAGATACTTTAATGTGCCTATCATGATATCTTGTATTctggctaggaagctcatgcatatgGGTTGTCGAGCATTCATTGCGACCATTATATCTGTTCCCGAGGTCCCCAGCCAGTCAGTTGCAGATGTCCCAGTTGTCAGGGACTTttcagacgtttttcccgatgaCTTCTCTGGTAAACCACCG AGGCACAAGCTGTTCGCTAAGTTtagcaagtgcgagttctggttggagaacGTGGCGTTCCTAGGCCACATCATATCTAggagtggcattgaggtagacccagcaaaggTTTCGACAGTTAGAGATTGGGAGGTGCCGCAGAGTGCATCAGAGTCCGTAGTTTCCAtggtctag